The following are encoded in a window of Butyrivibrio sp. AE3004 genomic DNA:
- a CDS encoding glycoside hydrolase family 31 protein has translation MMDVVSAKDRVITNIYEEMGAVFMQSEVGILRVIPQKGGIFRVSFSCDGEFCKEQGEDYADYSGSIDYILSVEEHTAEINIATHVNNDTYVNNVTNVNGANNGMGLIRIKTHEGEVRVNRATGALSFYNSKGEQLLRERENNPRELEKISLFKTINADNLRVEEIKTADGVKKKVKAADKEEYGTAYKTRTYFDFADDEFITGFGQGENGELNLRKTTYYGHQGNRKISIPFLVSSRNYGILMSTNSLFMFEESADHAFIQTEADFYSDYYFMFGSNLFEVIRNYRRITGRAAMLPMWAYGYVQSKERYTSQAEILETADEFRKRNIGIDCLVLDWMSWEDGKWGQKSFDASRFPDPKAMTDELHKKGIRFMMSIWPNMSAGTDNNEEFKKEGLLFPGTDVYNAFSKKGRDLYWSQVERALYPAGVDGWWCDSSEPITPEWMHLIEPSDGEKYFEYKHDAENMMPFELANAFGKYHAKAIWDGQRKNSEDKRVVNLTRSGWAGSQKYGTIFWSGDISASWKTLKNQVKAGLQFAASGMPYWTLDAGAFFVKRGIQWFWDGDYKNGINAAYKKLYVRWLQYAAFLPVFRAHGTDVSREPWAFGDRGDNYYEAICKTIRNRYKLIPYIYSLGAAAHLDDGMIMRPLMFDFSNDKKAVEISDQFMLGDSLMVCPIVNDQDEQVKCTDETSEVSDMDTRSIYLPKGSCWYEFNLGDFFEEEDNEITSSYRYYEGGRSIEYQCPLNRIPVFVKAGSIIPVKKPQGCTDEMKDEDIEVLIYPGCDTKFRLYEDAGDGYGYENGEYCITELIWDDENKSFSYNTYGNIKFRSGNLKDMRIDSKIK, from the coding sequence ATGATGGATGTTGTGTCTGCAAAGGACAGGGTTATTACAAATATTTATGAAGAGATGGGTGCTGTTTTTATGCAGTCAGAAGTCGGAATTCTTCGTGTAATTCCGCAAAAAGGGGGGATTTTCAGAGTGTCATTTTCCTGTGACGGAGAGTTTTGCAAAGAGCAGGGAGAAGATTATGCGGATTACTCCGGAAGTATTGATTACATTCTTTCAGTAGAGGAACATACCGCAGAAATAAATATTGCAACACATGTTAATAATGATACATATGTTAACAATGTCACAAATGTTAACGGCGCTAATAATGGTATGGGGTTGATCCGTATAAAAACACACGAGGGAGAAGTGCGTGTTAATAGGGCTACGGGAGCTTTATCCTTTTATAATTCTAAAGGTGAACAGCTACTTAGAGAAAGAGAAAATAATCCCAGAGAGCTTGAGAAGATATCACTGTTTAAAACTATTAATGCAGATAACCTCCGGGTTGAAGAAATCAAAACTGCGGATGGAGTAAAGAAAAAGGTAAAGGCTGCAGATAAAGAGGAATATGGTACTGCCTATAAGACGAGAACATATTTTGACTTTGCAGACGATGAATTCATAACCGGTTTTGGGCAGGGAGAAAACGGGGAACTAAATCTTAGAAAAACAACTTATTATGGTCATCAGGGAAACCGAAAAATAAGCATTCCCTTTCTTGTTTCAAGCAGGAATTACGGAATTCTTATGAGTACGAATTCTCTTTTTATGTTTGAGGAAAGTGCAGATCATGCCTTTATCCAGACTGAAGCAGATTTTTATTCGGATTATTATTTCATGTTTGGCAGTAATCTTTTCGAAGTGATAAGAAATTACAGGAGGATAACCGGAAGAGCTGCCATGCTGCCAATGTGGGCTTATGGTTATGTTCAGTCTAAGGAACGATATACGAGTCAGGCCGAGATTCTTGAAACTGCCGATGAATTCAGAAAAAGGAACATTGGGATTGACTGCCTGGTTTTGGACTGGATGAGCTGGGAGGATGGCAAATGGGGACAAAAGAGTTTTGATGCAAGCCGGTTTCCGGATCCCAAGGCCATGACGGATGAACTCCATAAAAAAGGTATCCGCTTCATGATGTCCATCTGGCCCAATATGAGTGCCGGAACCGATAATAATGAAGAGTTTAAAAAAGAAGGTTTGCTTTTTCCGGGAACAGATGTCTATAATGCCTTTTCAAAAAAAGGCAGAGACCTATATTGGTCCCAGGTTGAGAGAGCGCTCTATCCTGCGGGAGTAGATGGCTGGTGGTGTGATTCAAGTGAGCCGATCACTCCGGAATGGATGCATCTTATAGAACCCTCAGATGGAGAAAAATATTTTGAATACAAGCATGACGCTGAAAATATGATGCCTTTTGAGCTTGCAAATGCTTTTGGCAAATATCATGCGAAAGCGATATGGGACGGACAGAGAAAGAACAGTGAAGATAAACGAGTTGTCAATCTCACCAGAAGCGGATGGGCCGGCAGCCAGAAATACGGAACTATTTTCTGGTCAGGCGATATATCGGCAAGTTGGAAAACTCTTAAGAATCAGGTCAAAGCAGGCCTTCAGTTTGCGGCAAGCGGCATGCCGTATTGGACACTGGATGCAGGTGCTTTTTTCGTAAAAAGAGGAATTCAGTGGTTCTGGGATGGTGATTACAAAAACGGAATCAATGCTGCATACAAAAAGCTGTATGTGAGATGGCTTCAGTACGCTGCATTTCTTCCGGTTTTCAGAGCGCATGGAACGGATGTAAGCAGAGAACCCTGGGCATTTGGCGACAGAGGAGATAACTACTACGAAGCAATATGCAAAACCATAAGAAATCGCTATAAGCTGATTCCGTATATATACTCTCTCGGGGCCGCTGCACATTTGGACGATGGCATGATAATGAGGCCGCTCATGTTTGATTTTTCTAATGATAAAAAAGCAGTGGAAATATCGGATCAGTTCATGCTTGGGGACAGTCTCATGGTGTGCCCGATAGTTAATGATCAGGATGAGCAGGTAAAATGTACCGATGAAACCAGTGAAGTGAGTGATATGGATACACGTAGCATATATCTTCCCAAGGGATCTTGTTGGTATGAATTTAATTTAGGAGATTTTTTTGAAGAAGAGGATAACGAAATAACGTCTTCTTACAGATATTATGAGGGTGGCAGGAGCATTGAATATCAATGTCCCCTAAACAGGATTCCTGTTTTTGTTAAGGCCGGCTCAATAATACCTGTCAAAAAGCCACAGGGCTGTACTGATGAAATGAAAGATGAGGATATAGAAGTTCTGATCTATCCCGGCTGCGATACGAAATTCAGACTCTATGAAGATGCGGGTGACGGATACGGCTATGAGAATGGAGAGTACTGCATTACAGAGCTCATATGGGATGATGAGAATAAGAGTTTTTCATATAATACATACGGAAATATAAAATTCAGATCAGGGAATTTGAAAGACATGAGAATAGATTCTAAGATAAAATGA
- a CDS encoding carbohydrate ABC transporter permease, producing the protein MSKGKMTPSQKRQAIWGWAFITPTMLGLIILNFYPAINTVYQSLCKTGDFGKGNKFVGLANYQAVIGNTETWQSLWNTVKYAIVEVPLGIVIALILAVLLQNKLPGKGFFRTLFFLPMVCAPAAVAMVWKWLYNQQFGLLNNFFHTNAAWISDPNIAWISVGIIGVWSIIGYNMVLFIGGLQEIPKDYYEAAQIDGASGLSQFFNITVPLLSPTTFFIVQTRIIGALTVFDLMFMVMDKTNLALNKTQSIVYLFYTYAFTNSNRGYGAAIVVVLVVFIMITTLFLQKLEKKIVFYN; encoded by the coding sequence ATGAGTAAAGGGAAAATGACTCCGTCGCAAAAAAGACAGGCTATATGGGGATGGGCTTTTATTACACCCACGATGCTGGGTCTGATAATACTAAATTTTTATCCGGCTATAAACACGGTATACCAGTCTCTTTGCAAAACCGGAGATTTCGGAAAAGGAAACAAGTTTGTCGGACTTGCAAATTATCAGGCTGTGATTGGAAATACAGAAACCTGGCAGTCATTATGGAACACTGTAAAATATGCGATAGTAGAGGTTCCGCTTGGAATTGTAATTGCACTTATACTTGCTGTTCTTCTGCAGAATAAGCTTCCGGGAAAAGGATTTTTCCGTACTTTATTCTTTCTCCCCATGGTGTGTGCACCTGCAGCCGTTGCAATGGTATGGAAATGGCTTTATAACCAGCAATTCGGTCTTTTGAATAACTTTTTCCACACAAATGCAGCCTGGATATCCGATCCGAACATTGCCTGGATCAGTGTAGGTATAATCGGGGTATGGTCAATTATCGGATATAACATGGTCCTTTTCATTGGTGGTCTTCAGGAGATACCCAAAGACTATTATGAAGCAGCCCAGATTGACGGTGCATCCGGACTTTCACAGTTTTTTAATATAACAGTTCCGCTTCTTAGTCCTACGACGTTTTTCATCGTACAGACAAGAATTATCGGTGCTCTTACGGTATTTGATCTTATGTTCATGGTTATGGATAAAACAAACCTGGCTCTTAACAAAACACAGTCAATTGTTTATCTGTTCTATACATATGCATTTACCAACAGTAACAGGGGATATGGCGCCGCAATAGTTGTTGTACTTGTTGTATTTATAATGATAACAACCTTGTTTCTCCAGAAACTTGAGAAGAAGATTGTATTCTATAACTAA
- a CDS encoding DUF6110 family protein: protein MKNWHHCVWFLGGVLFGTAGVKLLSSKDAKKCYTHTTAAVLRAKECVMDTANKVQENCDDIVAEAKEINAERKAKEDEAVVGE, encoded by the coding sequence ATGAAGAACTGGCATCATTGTGTATGGTTTTTAGGTGGAGTACTTTTTGGAACAGCAGGTGTAAAGCTGCTTTCAAGTAAGGATGCTAAGAAGTGCTATACGCACACTACAGCAGCTGTACTTCGTGCTAAGGAATGTGTAATGGATACTGCGAACAAGGTGCAGGAGAACTGTGATGATATTGTTGCAGAGGCAAAAGAGATAAATGCTGAGCGCAAGGCAAAGGAAGACGAAGCAGTAGTTGGAGAATAA
- a CDS encoding carbohydrate ABC transporter permease — translation MDSMKKKYVVNKILTYTVLIIFSIIMLVPFVWMILTALKTNQEAISVNPFYILPAHGWHFENFATVWKSYNFVTLYKNTILFIFFRVVCACLTATMAGYAFGRLEFPGKKLMFSLVLIQMMIPSQIFIIPQYLMASKLHILNSTAGLVLPGVVTAFGTYLLKTGYQSLPKDLEEAAAIDGCNIGQTFLFIMMPLTRSSMISLGIFTALFAFKDLMWPMIVCTNAQTTTLSAGLAKMQGQYGSDYPAMMAAAVLAIVPMIVIYIIFQKQFVEGIATSGGKL, via the coding sequence ATGGATAGTATGAAAAAGAAATATGTAGTAAATAAAATACTTACTTATACTGTGCTTATTATATTTTCAATAATAATGCTGGTACCGTTTGTATGGATGATACTTACTGCATTAAAGACAAATCAGGAAGCTATTTCGGTTAATCCGTTTTATATTTTACCTGCACATGGGTGGCATTTTGAGAACTTCGCTACAGTTTGGAAGAGCTACAATTTTGTTACACTCTATAAAAATACAATATTGTTTATTTTCTTCCGTGTTGTATGTGCCTGTCTCACAGCCACCATGGCAGGATATGCGTTTGGAAGACTTGAATTTCCGGGAAAGAAGCTGATGTTTTCGCTGGTTCTTATCCAGATGATGATTCCTTCTCAGATTTTCATCATTCCTCAGTATCTTATGGCTTCCAAGCTACATATTTTAAATTCAACAGCGGGTCTGGTACTTCCCGGAGTTGTAACAGCCTTCGGAACCTATTTGTTAAAAACAGGATATCAGAGTCTGCCAAAGGATCTTGAAGAAGCAGCGGCAATTGATGGATGTAATATCGGTCAGACTTTTCTTTTCATCATGATGCCGTTAACAAGATCTTCTATGATTTCACTTGGAATCTTTACTGCATTGTTTGCATTTAAAGACCTCATGTGGCCCATGATTGTTTGTACAAATGCACAGACGACAACACTTAGTGCGGGCCTTGCAAAGATGCAGGGACAATATGGCAGTGACTATCCGGCAATGATGGCTGCAGCAGTGCTTGCAATTGTACCTATGATTGTAATTTACATAATATTCCAGAAGCAGTTCGTTGAAGGTATTGCCACATCAGGTGGTAAGCTCTGA
- a CDS encoding ABC transporter substrate-binding protein has product MKKKALALVLSTVIAAGMVGCGSSDSGNTGAANENVTDTAENTDTASGSSEGGYSTDQITINIWDANQQEGIQQIADDWTATSGVKCSVEVIDWDNYWTLLEAGASGGEMPDVFWMHSNTAQMYMENDILLDLTDYIANDASIDKANYYEGVWDLYSSNGKQYALPKDHDTIALLYNKAIFDQYGVEYPTDNWTWEDMYEAAKKITEGSNGEVYGMAMNTSNNQDGWYNLVYDYGAQVITDDHKGTTIGSDEGKAGMEMCRKLLTVGAPQSVVAETGTDSLFMSGKTAMITQGSWMINSFYKAENHADYAWSMLPYADVNGNGSCDAGERYSAYNGLGWAANANVADPKACYDLIAYFCSEEGQKKQAELGVTMGGMKGVSEAFSGAFEGMDVSAFVRAEEEGDLFFRPYTRNTTVWEDALQQAGGFLDAWQNPEDAATMATACDNAQKIIEDAIAAE; this is encoded by the coding sequence ATGAAAAAGAAAGCATTAGCACTTGTACTTAGTACAGTAATCGCAGCAGGCATGGTTGGATGCGGTTCATCAGATTCAGGAAATACAGGAGCAGCAAATGAAAATGTTACTGATACTGCAGAGAATACAGATACAGCATCAGGCAGTTCTGAAGGCGGCTATTCAACAGATCAGATTACTATCAATATTTGGGATGCTAACCAGCAGGAAGGAATCCAGCAGATCGCTGATGACTGGACAGCTACATCAGGAGTTAAGTGCTCTGTAGAAGTTATCGATTGGGATAATTATTGGACACTCCTTGAGGCAGGAGCTTCAGGTGGAGAGATGCCTGACGTATTCTGGATGCATTCAAACACAGCACAGATGTATATGGAGAATGATATTCTTCTTGATCTTACAGACTACATCGCAAATGATGCTTCAATCGATAAGGCAAATTATTACGAAGGTGTTTGGGATCTTTATAGCAGCAACGGTAAGCAGTACGCTCTTCCTAAGGATCATGACACAATCGCACTTCTTTACAACAAGGCAATCTTTGACCAGTATGGTGTAGAGTATCCTACAGACAACTGGACATGGGAAGATATGTATGAAGCAGCTAAGAAGATCACAGAGGGTTCAAACGGTGAAGTATACGGCATGGCTATGAATACTTCCAATAACCAGGATGGCTGGTACAACCTTGTTTATGATTACGGCGCACAGGTTATTACAGATGATCACAAGGGAACAACAATCGGTTCTGATGAAGGTAAAGCAGGTATGGAGATGTGCAGAAAGCTTCTTACAGTAGGTGCTCCTCAGTCAGTAGTTGCTGAAACCGGTACAGATTCACTCTTCATGTCAGGTAAGACTGCTATGATCACACAGGGTTCATGGATGATCAATTCCTTCTATAAAGCAGAAAACCACGCTGATTATGCATGGTCAATGCTTCCTTATGCAGACGTTAACGGAAACGGATCATGCGATGCAGGTGAGCGTTACTCAGCTTATAACGGACTTGGATGGGCAGCAAATGCTAACGTAGCTGATCCTAAGGCTTGCTATGACCTTATTGCATACTTCTGCTCAGAGGAAGGTCAGAAGAAGCAGGCTGAGCTCGGTGTAACAATGGGTGGTATGAAGGGCGTTTCAGAAGCTTTCTCAGGTGCTTTCGAAGGAATGGATGTATCTGCATTTGTAAGAGCTGAGGAAGAGGGAGATCTGTTCTTCCGTCCTTACACAAGAAACACAACTGTTTGGGAAGATGCACTTCAGCAGGCAGGCGGTTTCCTTGATGCTTGGCAGAATCCCGAAGATGCTGCAACAATGGCAACAGCTTGTGATAATGCTCAGAAGATAATCGAGGATGCTATCGCAGCAGAGTAA
- a CDS encoding DUF6219 family protein, with amino-acid sequence MKSHKFFAWATVICFLLTMYTGYKKQ; translated from the coding sequence ATGAAAAGTCATAAGTTTTTTGCATGGGCTACAGTGATATGTTTTCTTTTAACGATGTATACAGGATATAAAAAGCAATAA
- a CDS encoding heavy metal translocating P-type ATPase — protein sequence MKIVIKHEIRGRIRFSMPKRRFSFEEADRLQYYLLSLDGVEKATVYERSADAVVVYSGDRDELISKICVFDADSDDVKALVPENTGRELMASYKEKLISKVILHYGCKVFLPSPLQKIKACIMATKFIYKGLVSLFKHKKLEVSVLDATAIMVSILTGDYQTASSVMFLLGVGDLLEEWTHKKSVDDLARSMALKADKVWLKKDGVEVQVPISHIVPGDEISVRVGSVIPLDGTVVSGEALVNQATLTGEGIPVEKKEGAYVYAGTVIEEGDIVLKVEKASGTTRYEKIIKMIEESEQLKSGVESRAEHLADRLVPYTLGGTILAYLITGNVTKALSVLMVDFSCALKLSMPVTVLSAMRECQDNHLTVKGGKFLEAIAEADTIVFDKTGTLTIATPKVVDVVPFSGNDKDEMLRIAACLEEHYPHSIANAVVAEAAERGLEHNEMHSKVEYVVAHGIASDIDGQKVVIGSWHFVMEDENCVIPEGEQDKLDNISKRYSRLFLAIGGKLSAVICLEDPLRPEAPDVIKKLHEAGFKNIVMMTGDSKHIAKRVAKKVGVDSYYAEVLPEEKAGFVQQEKAKGHTVVMIGDGINDSPALSEADCGIAISEGAQLARQIADVMISEDDLYKLITLKELSTLLMKRIHFNYRFVVGFNLGLIALGLLGTIIPATSATLHNGSTIALGLHSMTNLKKDSDR from the coding sequence ATGAAAATTGTCATTAAACATGAGATAAGGGGACGTATCCGCTTTTCCATGCCCAAAAGACGTTTTTCTTTTGAAGAAGCAGATAGATTACAGTACTATCTGCTTTCTCTTGATGGAGTGGAAAAAGCCACTGTCTATGAGAGAAGTGCGGATGCAGTAGTTGTATATAGTGGTGACAGGGATGAGCTGATTTCTAAAATCTGCGTTTTTGATGCGGATTCTGATGATGTTAAGGCTCTGGTCCCTGAGAACACAGGAAGAGAACTTATGGCTTCTTATAAGGAGAAGCTTATTTCCAAAGTGATTCTTCACTATGGCTGTAAGGTCTTTTTGCCGTCACCGCTACAAAAGATAAAGGCCTGCATAATGGCCACAAAATTTATTTACAAAGGACTTGTCAGCCTGTTTAAGCATAAAAAGCTTGAGGTATCTGTCCTTGATGCGACTGCAATAATGGTATCTATTTTAACCGGAGATTATCAGACGGCTTCGTCGGTTATGTTCTTACTTGGCGTAGGAGATCTTTTGGAAGAGTGGACTCACAAAAAGTCGGTTGATGATCTTGCAAGGAGTATGGCTCTTAAGGCAGACAAGGTCTGGCTTAAGAAGGACGGTGTTGAAGTACAGGTACCAATAAGTCATATAGTTCCGGGAGATGAGATTTCCGTAAGAGTCGGAAGTGTAATCCCTCTTGACGGAACTGTTGTATCCGGAGAAGCATTGGTCAATCAGGCAACTCTGACCGGGGAAGGAATACCGGTGGAGAAAAAAGAGGGTGCTTATGTCTATGCCGGAACGGTGATAGAGGAGGGAGACATTGTCCTTAAGGTCGAGAAGGCATCGGGAACGACCAGATATGAGAAAATCATTAAGATGATAGAAGAGTCTGAGCAGCTTAAATCAGGCGTTGAGTCAAGGGCTGAGCATTTGGCAGACAGATTGGTTCCTTACACTCTTGGCGGAACAATTCTGGCTTATCTTATAACCGGAAATGTGACCAAAGCCTTATCCGTCTTAATGGTTGATTTTTCATGTGCTCTTAAACTATCGATGCCTGTAACTGTTCTTTCCGCGATGCGTGAATGTCAGGACAATCATCTTACTGTAAAGGGTGGAAAATTCCTTGAAGCAATCGCAGAGGCAGACACTATTGTTTTTGATAAGACAGGAACTCTTACAATTGCGACACCAAAGGTTGTGGATGTGGTTCCGTTTTCAGGGAACGATAAGGATGAAATGCTTCGCATAGCAGCCTGTCTTGAAGAGCATTATCCACACTCCATTGCCAACGCTGTTGTAGCAGAAGCGGCAGAGAGAGGGCTTGAGCACAACGAGATGCATAGTAAGGTGGAATATGTTGTTGCTCATGGAATCGCTTCTGATATTGACGGTCAGAAGGTTGTTATCGGAAGCTGGCACTTTGTCATGGAGGATGAGAACTGCGTTATCCCCGAGGGCGAGCAGGATAAGCTGGATAATATTTCCAAGCGGTACTCAAGACTGTTTCTTGCAATCGGCGGTAAACTGTCTGCAGTAATATGCCTGGAAGATCCGCTTAGACCTGAAGCTCCCGACGTTATAAAAAAGCTTCATGAAGCCGGCTTTAAGAATATCGTAATGATGACAGGTGACTCAAAGCATATTGCAAAAAGAGTTGCTAAAAAGGTTGGAGTCGATTCGTATTATGCGGAGGTCCTTCCCGAAGAAAAGGCAGGATTTGTTCAGCAGGAGAAGGCAAAGGGCCATACCGTTGTTATGATTGGTGATGGTATAAATGATTCCCCGGCACTTTCAGAAGCTGATTGCGGAATCGCAATAAGTGAAGGAGCTCAGCTTGCGCGACAGATAGCAGATGTTATGATATCTGAAGACGATCTGTATAAGCTTATTACCTTGAAAGAGCTTAGTACGCTTCTGATGAAGAGAATTCATTTTAACTATAGATTTGTTGTTGGATTTAATCTGGGACTTATTGCCCTTGGACTACTTGGAACAATAATCCCTGCAACAAGTGCTACTCTTCATAACGGTTCAACAATAGCCTTGGGACTTCACAGCATGACAAATCTTAAGAAAGACAGTGACAGGTAG
- a CDS encoding alpha-galactosidase: MAINFNEKKKIFFLTTKNTEYQMKINEYDMLLHTYYGASVGKTDMSYLVREIDRGFSGNPYEGRDKRGISPDTLPFEYSTYGAGDFRVNAAGVILSNGSRTMDLRYKSYSVSEGKKELSGLPYVRGEEDNVQMLEIILEDKTANIEVCLTYGVFEEKDIITRSAMIKNNSDKPCQLTKAASMSMDLLHKKMDLIHFHGRHAMERQVERVQLTHDIHVVGSKRGTSSHHNNPFIILCDHDATENNGECYGFMLVYSGNHAEEIEVDQAGSIRVVSGIGSEGFSWLLNKDESFVTPEIIMAYSGNGLNELSYLYHRIIRENVCPKEFRDVKRPVLINNWEGTYFNFDEKSLFEIVDAGHEAGIEMFVLDDGWFGKRDDDNSGLGDWFVNDRKLPGGITKIAEHADSLGMKFGLWFEPEMVNEDSDLFRTHPDWALCDPDRKPVMGRNQLVLDMSRKEVVDYIFESMAKVIDSAKISYIKWDFNRSMANIYSNALPADRQGEVAHRFMLGTYDLLSRIRKNYPEIMMEGCSGGGGRFDAGILFYSPQIWCSDNSEAINRLKIQKGTGFGYPVSTMGSHVSASPNHQNGREVPFITRAIIAMSGTFGYELDPRKLSDEEKEEIKKEVSLFNRYYDLIQRGRYFRISNEKTEDYFTSWQFVSGDKSESLVSLVVTDVRANPEIPFIKLQGLDPEGEYVIDNIFTSVTNAPEEAGIKSKEEKDKIRYSGRALMNGGLALDPLYGVYPSVQIHLKRL, from the coding sequence ATGGCGATTAATTTTAATGAAAAAAAGAAGATATTCTTTCTTACAACCAAGAACACAGAATATCAGATGAAAATAAATGAATATGATATGCTCCTTCACACTTACTATGGAGCATCTGTAGGCAAAACAGATATGTCCTATCTTGTTCGCGAGATTGACAGGGGATTTTCAGGAAATCCTTATGAAGGAAGAGATAAGAGAGGTATTTCACCGGATACTTTGCCTTTTGAATACAGTACCTACGGAGCAGGTGATTTCAGAGTAAATGCAGCCGGAGTAATTCTTTCAAACGGTAGCAGAACAATGGATCTTAGGTATAAGAGCTACTCTGTAAGTGAAGGAAAAAAAGAACTTTCAGGTCTTCCTTATGTTAGGGGTGAGGAAGACAATGTACAGATGCTCGAGATTATACTTGAGGATAAAACAGCTAATATAGAGGTTTGTCTTACTTATGGAGTGTTTGAAGAAAAGGATATTATCACAAGATCTGCTATGATAAAAAACAATTCAGATAAGCCCTGTCAGCTCACAAAGGCAGCTTCAATGTCTATGGATTTACTTCATAAGAAGATGGATCTTATACATTTTCATGGAAGACATGCCATGGAGAGACAGGTAGAGAGGGTACAGCTTACCCATGATATTCATGTGGTTGGCTCAAAACGCGGTACAAGTTCACACCATAATAATCCTTTTATCATTCTGTGTGACCATGATGCTACTGAAAATAACGGTGAATGCTATGGATTTATGCTTGTTTACTCCGGTAATCACGCAGAGGAAATAGAAGTTGACCAGGCTGGAAGCATCAGAGTGGTGAGTGGTATCGGAAGTGAAGGATTTTCATGGCTCCTTAACAAAGATGAGAGCTTTGTTACCCCGGAAATTATTATGGCTTATTCGGGTAATGGACTTAACGAGCTTAGTTATTTGTATCACAGAATAATTCGGGAAAACGTATGTCCTAAAGAATTTCGTGATGTGAAGCGCCCTGTGCTTATAAACAACTGGGAAGGAACGTATTTTAACTTCGACGAAAAGAGCTTATTTGAAATCGTGGATGCTGGACACGAAGCCGGGATTGAAATGTTTGTCTTGGATGACGGCTGGTTTGGAAAAAGAGATGACGATAACAGCGGGCTTGGTGACTGGTTTGTAAATGACAGAAAGCTCCCCGGAGGTATAACAAAGATAGCAGAGCATGCTGATTCTCTTGGTATGAAATTCGGTCTTTGGTTTGAACCCGAAATGGTAAATGAGGATTCAGATCTTTTCAGGACTCATCCGGATTGGGCACTGTGTGATCCGGACAGAAAACCTGTTATGGGAAGAAATCAGCTGGTTCTTGATATGTCACGAAAAGAAGTAGTTGACTATATTTTTGAGAGCATGGCAAAGGTTATTGATTCTGCAAAGATTTCTTATATTAAATGGGATTTCAACAGATCTATGGCTAACATTTATTCAAACGCTCTTCCTGCAGACAGACAGGGTGAGGTTGCTCACAGATTCATGCTGGGAACATATGATTTATTGTCAAGAATAAGGAAAAACTATCCTGAGATTATGATGGAAGGCTGTTCAGGCGGAGGCGGAAGATTTGATGCGGGAATCCTTTTCTATTCGCCCCAGATCTGGTGCTCTGATAACAGCGAAGCAATAAATCGTTTGAAGATTCAGAAGGGGACAGGCTTTGGCTATCCCGTAAGTACTATGGGAAGCCATGTATCAGCTTCTCCGAACCATCAGAACGGAAGGGAAGTTCCGTTTATTACAAGAGCAATTATTGCCATGTCAGGTACCTTTGGATATGAACTCGATCCCAGAAAGCTATCTGATGAGGAAAAGGAAGAAATAAAGAAAGAAGTAAGTCTGTTCAACAGATATTATGATCTTATTCAGAGAGGCCGTTACTTTAGAATTAGTAATGAAAAAACTGAGGATTACTTTACTTCCTGGCAATTTGTGTCAGGGGATAAATCAGAGTCGCTTGTCAGCCTTGTAGTTACTGATGTAAGGGCAAATCCTGAAATTCCCTTCATTAAACTACAGGGACTTGATCCGGAGGGAGAATACGTAATAGATAATATCTTTACCTCAGTTACGAATGCACCGGAGGAAGCCGGAATTAAGTCAAAAGAGGAAAAAGATAAAATCAGGTATTCCGGAAGAGCACTTATGAATGGAGGATTGGCGCTTGATCCTTTGTACGGAGTATATCCGTCTGTACAGATACATTTAAAAAGGCTCTAA